From Halorientalis litorea:
GACGCCCGACGACCTCATCAACTGGATAGCGGACAACGTGCCAAAAGACTACCACGGCACGGAGTTGGCGCGGGCCTACGACTTCCTCGCCAACGCCGACCGCTGGCTTGGCCGGGTCCGGGCGACACAGAACTACTCCTACTGGCGGTACGCGGGCGACAACATGACCGCTGGCGTCGCCGCCGCCCGCCGCGAACAGAAGGGTGGCTGGACCCGCTACGGGCCGCCGAGTTACTGGTCGAAACTCGGCCGCTCGCGGGGGACCCGGAACAAGCGGGACTACGTCGCCCGGCAGATAGCCGAAGAGAACGGCGTCAGCATGGGGACGGCACGACGGGACATCATGCCCTTCCTCGCGGTCATGACCCACCACTGCAAGAACCGCGAGTTGACCGTGGCGATGGCGGCCCGCTACGACTTAGAGGCCGACCACGTGGCGTTCGTCACGGGGTCGGGGAAGGACACGAACAAGGTCCAGTCCATCGTCGCGGACGCACAGGAGTTGCGCGAGGAGATGGCCGTCGAACACTCGGGCGGAGCCTTCGACGGAGCGGCCCGGAGCGAGACGGCGACAGAGGACGACAGTAGTGCGGACGACGCGGACGACGACGGCGAGAGCGGGCAGGTCACGCTCACGGACGCTGGCGGCGACGGCGGTGAAGCGGAAGTAGACGCCTCCGAGGACGAGGCAGAGCGGGAGGAACCGGACGACCAGCAGTCCGGTCTCGGCGACTTCGCGTAACCCTCAAATTCGGACGGAGCCGGTCGACCCCGATTCTGCCGTCGTATCGGCGTCCGTCTCGGCGGCCGCGGTGTCGGCGTTCCCGAACGCCCACGCGGTGGCGGCGACCAGCGAGGTCAGAATCGTCAGCGCGGCGGCGTGGTGGAGGACCTGTGCCGTCGCGCCGAAGTTGAAGATGGTATTCGCACCGAGGAGCACCTGCACCGGGAGGACGGCGAGCGCGAGCGTCGACGCCCGGCGGATGCGGGTCGAGTCAGTGTGTCGCCACGCGGCGTACGTCGTGCCGAGGATGAAGAAGCCGGTCACCATGGCGACCAAGCGGTGGAACCACTCGACGAAACTCGGCCACGTCGCCGGGAACAGTCCCATCCAGCCGTCACACAGCGGCCAGCGGGCCTCACAGGCCAGTCCCGCACCGATGGCACCCGTGTAGACACCGAGCAGGATGAGGCTGAACGTCAGCCCCGTCGTCGTGGCGGCGAGGTGGCGGAAGCTGAAACGCATATCCGACTCTCGGGAGCGAGCGCACTTATGCCCCGCCATTCGTTCCCGTGGCGTGAGAACTGCACTGCCGACGCCGGGGCGTCTCCCGTGCGATATCGACACTTGTCGAATGTCGCTTTCGGTTACCTTTTTACCGTGGGACGGTGCCAGTATCAGCATGGGACTGGACGAGGATTCACTCGACTATCACCGGCAGGACCCCCCGGGAAAAATCGAGATTTCGACGACGAAACCGACCAACACACAGCGTGACTTGAGCCTCGCGTACTCGCCGGGGGTCGCCGCCCCCTGTCGAAGCATCCGCGACAACCCGAACGACGCCTACTCCTACACCGCGAAGGGGAACCTCGTGGGCGTCGTCTCGGACGGGACGGCCGTCCTCGGCCTCGGTGACATCGGGGCACAGGCCTCCAAGCCGGTCATGGAGGGGAAGGGCGTCCTCTTCAAGCGGTTCGCCGACATCGACGTGTTCGACATCGAGCTGGAGGACGCGGACACCGAAGAGATGATTCGCTCCATCTCTTCCATGGAACCCACCTTCGGCGGCATCAACCTCGAGGACATCAAGGCTCCCGAGTGCTTCGAGGTGGAGGAGAAACTCCGCAAGCAGATGGACATCCCCGTGTTCCACGACGACCAGCACGGCACCGCCATCATCTCCGGGGCGGCCCTGCTGAACGCCGCGGACATCGCCGACAAGGACCTCGCTGACCTCGAAATCGTCTTCTCCGGTGCCGGCGCGAGTGCCATCGCGTCGGCGCGGTTCTACGTCTCGCTGGGCGTCGACCGGGAGAACATCACCATGTGTGACTCCTCGGGCATCATCACCGAGGCCCGCGCCGAGTCGGGCGACGTGAACGAGTTCAAACGAGAGTTCGCCCGCGACGTGCCGGAGGGTGACCTCGCGGACGCCATGGACGGCGCGGACGTGTTCGTCGGCCTTTCGGTCGGTGGCATCGTGAGCGAGGAGATGGTCCAGTCGATGGGGCCGGACCCCATCATCTTCGCGATGGCCAACCCGGACCCGGAAATCGCCTACGAGGACGCAAAGCAGGCCCGCGACGACACGGTCATCATGGCGACGGGGCGGTCGGACTACCCCAACCAAGTGAACAACGTGTTGGGCTTCCCGTTCATCTTCCGCGGCGCGCTGGACGCCCGTGCGACCGAAATCAACGAGGACATGAAAGTCGCCGCCGCCGAGGCGTTGGCCGAACTCGCACGGCAGGACGTGCCCGACGCCGTGGTGAAGGCCTACGGCGACCAACCGCTCCAGTTCGGCCCCGAGTACATCATCCCCAAACCGCTTGACCCGCGCGTCCTCTTCGAGGTGGCACCCGCCGTCGCACAGGCCGCCATGGACAGCGGCGCGGCACGGCTGGAGTTGGACCTCGACGAGTACGTCGAGGAACTGGAGGCCCGCCTCGGGAAGTCTCGCGAGATGATGCGGGTCGTCCTGAACAAGGCCAAAAACGAGCCGAAACGGGTCGTCCTCGCGGAGGGCGACGACGAGAAGATGATTCGGGCGGCCTACCAGTTGGCCGACCAGGGCATCGCTCAGCCGATTCTCATCGGCGACCGCGAGCGCATCTGGGCTATCATGGAGACACTGGCGTTGAACTTCGAGCCCGAAATCGTCGACCCCGGCGAGGGGAACCTCGACCCGTACGCAGAACGCCTGTACGACCTCCGCCAGCGCAAGGGCATCACCCGCCGGGAGGCCAACGAACTCGTCCAAGACGGCAACTACCTCGGCAGCGTGATGGTCGAGATGGGTGACGCCGACGCGATGCTGACCGGCCTGATGCACAACTACCCGTCGGCACTCAAACCGCCGCTCCAAATCGTCGGGACGGCCGAGGACGCCGACTACGCCGCGGGCGTCTACATGTTGACCTTCAAGAACCGCGTGGTCTTCTGTGCGGACACGACGGTCAACCAAGACCCGGACGCGGACGTGTTGGCCGAAGTGACCAAACACACCGCCGACCTCGCCCGCCGGTTCAACGTGGAACCGCGCGCGGCGATGCTGTCGTACTCGAACTTCGGGTCGGTCGACAACGAGGGGACGCGCAAGCCCCGGCGCGCCGCCGAACTCGTCCGGAACGACCACGAAGCGGACTTCCCCGTCGACGGCGAGATGCAGGCCGACACCGCCGTCGTCGAGGACATCCTCGAAGGGACCTACGAGTTCTCGGACCTCGACGAACCGGCGAACGTGCTCGTGTTCCCGAACCTCGAATCGGGGAACATCGGCTACAAACTCCTCCAGCGACTGGGCGGTGCGGAGGCCATCGGCCCGATGCTCGTCGGGATGGACAAGCCCGTCCACGTCCTCCAGCGCGGCGACGAGGTCAAAGACATCGTGAACTTGGCCTCGGTGGCCGTGGTCGACGCACAGCAGAACGACTACTGAGGCGACCGCCTCAGTCGCTCGCGCCGCGGTCGGAGCGCGACGGTGGCGGTACCTGTGTCTCGCTGTTCGACCCCGTCGGCCGGACACACCGGTCGCTCTCGCCGTTGACGTGTGCGTACTGGTCGGGGGCGTTGGCGAGCGGGTGAGCGGGGTTCACGTCGCTCGGGATGCGGGCGGCCCGGAGGCGGTCGAACCCGGAGATGCGGGCGCGGATGCCCCGCCAGTGGTGGCCCGTCTCGTTCGGGACCGAAACCGGGTCGTGTGTCTCCCAGTCCGGTTCGCGGGCGGCGAGGACGGCCTGATTGACGTTGCCCGCGAGGTCGTCGTGGTCGATGAGGACGCCGACGCGGGCGTCGGGGGGCGCGCGAGCGGCCAAGACGTCGAGGCCGAGGTGGAGCGCGCGATACTCCGCGACGTTGTTGTCGGGCGCGCTGTCCGGGACGGACAGTCTGGCGACACGCTCGCCGTCGCAGGTTTCGATGACGACGCCCAGTCCACCCGCCGACGCGCCGTCTGTGGCGGTCGCACTCCCTGTCGGTCTGAATGAGCCGTCAGTTGCGACGTAGAAGTCCCGATGGTGGGTGCGAGGGGGGTGTGCAATGTGTGGCGTCGGCGACTCGTCGAACAAGTCCCGAAGGGACGGCCGGCCGTAAGCGGCCATACATCCACTTTGGCGGGCGGGAATTTAAACGTACTGTCCGCTCAGCCGGGGCCGTTCCCATTCCCCGACAATTATACTCAACTGTTTTATGTTATTGGTTTAGAAGTTCAGTCGGATGTCACAGAGACCTTCGCGGCGAGAGCGAGTGTCGAATCACGACATGTGGAGTCGGCGGAACTACCTCGTGGCGACGGTCGGTCTCGCGGCACTGAGCGGGTGTACCGGCGATACGGACGACGAAGACCAGACGCCGGAGCCCACCGACGCCGAAGCGGGAGAGGACGAAGAAGACTGGGAAGAGGAACGGCCACCGGGCGTCTCCGAATCGGAGTTCGAAGGCGGGCCAGTGCCCGACGCGTACGTGTCGGCAACCTCGCTCGGCGGCGAACAACGCAACCCCGACGCACTGAACGCGAAGGCGGCTGTCAGTTTCACCGAGTACGACGAGGCACGGGAGAACGACGCACACCAACCGGGACGGTGCTGTGCGAACTGTGCCGACTACATCGCGGACAAGAACGGGGACGAGTTCGGTGCGTGCGCGGAGGTCGAAGGGTACATCGACGGCGCGGACTGGTGTGTCATCTACGAAGGACTGCCCGAACCGGAGGTCCCCGCGGGGATGTCCGAAGACGAGTTACCGACGGCCGAGGTCCCCGAGGAGTACCGGACCGCGAGTTCACAGGCCGGAGAGGAGCGGGACCCCGACGCCCTCCAGAGCCAAGACGACGTACAGTTGACCGAGTCCGTCGAAGCCATCGCGGACGGCCCCGCTCAACCGGGGCAGTCCTGTGGAAACTGTGCGGAGTTCATCCCCGACAAAAACGGTGACACGTGGGGTGCCTGTGCCAAAGTCGAGGGATACATCCCAGTCGAAGACTGGTGTGCCATCTGGGAACCGGTCAGTGAGGCCGTCTGAGTCCGTCGGTTGGCGTCGAGTTCTCCGGCCCCGGTCGAGACGTGACAACGACACTGTCGAGTCCCAAAGCATAGGGCCGGGCCGGTTCTCCACCGACGTATGCGAACTGCCAGCGACATCATGACCGCCGACGTGGAGACGGTCGGACCCGACGACGACGTTGCGAGCGTCCTCACCGGGTTGGCCCGTGCGGAGTTCAACGGCTACCCGGTGGTCGAGACGGACGACGACGGCGACGAACGCCTCGTCGGCATCGTCACGCAGGGTGACCTCGTGGACCTGTTTCAACCCTCCGACCGAACGCTGTGGATTCCCGTCGGATTCCCGCCGTTCTTGGAGAGTCTGACATACGGTATCGACCTCTCGTGGGACGAACTCGACGTGGGCCTCGACCTCCTGCGCAACGCGGGCCACCCCGTCAGCGATGTGATGACCGAGGACGTGGTGACGGTTGGCCCGGACGAGGACATCGACGCCGTCCTTGACGTTCTGGCCGACGGTGACCGGGACATCAACCGGGTTCCAGTCGTCGACGACGACGGGCGCGTCGTCGGCATCATCGCACGGCAGGACCTGCTCCAAGCACTCGGGGACGAACGGCTGGCCGGGTGAGAGTCAGTCGGCGCGGTGTGGCCGGCCGAGGACGACGGCGACGACGTTCACGACGAGCAACGCGACGAACGCGACGGTGACCGACGTGCTGTCGAGGCCGGTGGCGAGCAAGGGCAGGTGGAGGAACGGGAGGATGACGGCGGCCCAGAAGGCGATACCCTCGACGCCCGATTTCAGTCCGCTGCCGTACTGGCCCAGCGACGGGAGGGCGTCGCGGTTCGGGAACGAGAGCTCCCGTTCGTTACTGGAGGGACTCGATGGGGACATGTGACTTGTCCTGTCCATCTACGGGAACGGTCTTATAATTGGTCGAGACTTCGAAGCGTTTCGGCTCATTTTATCCTCTCCGGCCGCCGTACAGACCTTTCATCACGGAGCAAGCAGTCGCGAGACGTTTTATAGACACGCCTCGTCCGGTAAGAAATACGGCAGACAGTCCGTAGGAGCGGCGGCGGCTGGCCCGAGCGGGACGCTCTCGGCACTCGCCGGAAGGTGGTTGTTAACGAATGTCAAGGACGTGGGGAAGGGGCGGACCTCAGCCCAGCAGCGAGACGGTCACTTCGTGCTGGCCAGCGGGCGTGGGGAGTGCCACGGTGTCGACGACGTGGTTGCCGACCGAGTCGCGCCACGCGGCAACCGCCTCGGCGTGGTACTCGTGGTGACGCTCCCGGGAGTACGTCTCCTCGGGGTCCGCTCTGAGTTCGTCCTCCGTGTCGGCGGGAGTCGGATACGCGGGCGCGGCATCGGTCACGAGCGCGTCCGCCGGGACGTGAATCGGTCGCGGTGGGTCCTCGTAGTCGGCGGCACCCTCGACGTGGAGACGGGCGCGCATTCGCCCGCTGAACGGCGGCGTAACCCGCAACACGGCGTCGTTCCCGCTACGGTGGGTCGCCGCCAGTGCCGATGCCACGTCCTCTGCGCTGACGGCGATAGCGCGAATGACGGTCGGGTCGTCCGACGACATGTGCGACCTGTGGGTCCGGTGCCTCTTGACGGTACTGTCCTCAGGCTCTGTCGAAGAACGCGTCG
This genomic window contains:
- a CDS encoding ribonuclease H; this encodes MAAYGRPSLRDLFDESPTPHIAHPPRTHHRDFYVATDGSFRPTGSATATDGASAGGLGVVIETCDGERVARLSVPDSAPDNNVAEYRALHLGLDVLAARAPPDARVGVLIDHDDLAGNVNQAVLAAREPDWETHDPVSVPNETGHHWRGIRARISGFDRLRAARIPSDVNPAHPLANAPDQYAHVNGESDRCVRPTGSNSETQVPPPSRSDRGASD
- a CDS encoding COX15/CtaA family protein; translated protein: MAGHKCARSRESDMRFSFRHLAATTTGLTFSLILLGVYTGAIGAGLACEARWPLCDGWMGLFPATWPSFVEWFHRLVAMVTGFFILGTTYAAWRHTDSTRIRRASTLALAVLPVQVLLGANTIFNFGATAQVLHHAAALTILTSLVAATAWAFGNADTAAAETDADTTAESGSTGSVRI
- a CDS encoding high-potential iron-sulfur protein, whose product is MSQRPSRRERVSNHDMWSRRNYLVATVGLAALSGCTGDTDDEDQTPEPTDAEAGEDEEDWEEERPPGVSESEFEGGPVPDAYVSATSLGGEQRNPDALNAKAAVSFTEYDEARENDAHQPGRCCANCADYIADKNGDEFGACAEVEGYIDGADWCVIYEGLPEPEVPAGMSEDELPTAEVPEEYRTASSQAGEERDPDALQSQDDVQLTESVEAIADGPAQPGQSCGNCAEFIPDKNGDTWGACAKVEGYIPVEDWCAIWEPVSEAV
- a CDS encoding NADP-dependent malic enzyme, which translates into the protein MGLDEDSLDYHRQDPPGKIEISTTKPTNTQRDLSLAYSPGVAAPCRSIRDNPNDAYSYTAKGNLVGVVSDGTAVLGLGDIGAQASKPVMEGKGVLFKRFADIDVFDIELEDADTEEMIRSISSMEPTFGGINLEDIKAPECFEVEEKLRKQMDIPVFHDDQHGTAIISGAALLNAADIADKDLADLEIVFSGAGASAIASARFYVSLGVDRENITMCDSSGIITEARAESGDVNEFKREFARDVPEGDLADAMDGADVFVGLSVGGIVSEEMVQSMGPDPIIFAMANPDPEIAYEDAKQARDDTVIMATGRSDYPNQVNNVLGFPFIFRGALDARATEINEDMKVAAAEALAELARQDVPDAVVKAYGDQPLQFGPEYIIPKPLDPRVLFEVAPAVAQAAMDSGAARLELDLDEYVEELEARLGKSREMMRVVLNKAKNEPKRVVLAEGDDEKMIRAAYQLADQGIAQPILIGDRERIWAIMETLALNFEPEIVDPGEGNLDPYAERLYDLRQRKGITRREANELVQDGNYLGSVMVEMGDADAMLTGLMHNYPSALKPPLQIVGTAEDADYAAGVYMLTFKNRVVFCADTTVNQDPDADVLAEVTKHTADLARRFNVEPRAAMLSYSNFGSVDNEGTRKPRRAAELVRNDHEADFPVDGEMQADTAVVEDILEGTYEFSDLDEPANVLVFPNLESGNIGYKLLQRLGGAEAIGPMLVGMDKPVHVLQRGDEVKDIVNLASVAVVDAQQNDY
- a CDS encoding CBS domain-containing protein; translated protein: MRTASDIMTADVETVGPDDDVASVLTGLARAEFNGYPVVETDDDGDERLVGIVTQGDLVDLFQPSDRTLWIPVGFPPFLESLTYGIDLSWDELDVGLDLLRNAGHPVSDVMTEDVVTVGPDEDIDAVLDVLADGDRDINRVPVVDDDGRVVGIIARQDLLQALGDERLAG